One genomic segment of Belonocnema kinseyi isolate 2016_QV_RU_SX_M_011 chromosome 2, B_treatae_v1, whole genome shotgun sequence includes these proteins:
- the LOC117182695 gene encoding alpha-2C adrenergic receptor-like: MPNLGSIMRIGAGSLNSASDFEGNMNTWDVALVTGGSSSSTSSLKLTLSSTLADGDQQPMKTAGHQSRVRFDSRGERREEGTKNRILGNSTDNTKNRETNISSGCESESGCVAKSSGSGQTGDTSGTIRSVDFGTSDSGSEDNMTAGIEDNLLFGFEDPMQDFDFAFNASFNDSLYSWNTSLHNESYIVLGMYPSGYNLPTIVFASIVVTLLMIVIVVGNILVIIAIATEKALKNIQNWFIASLAVADFFLGLIIMPFSLANEIMGYWIFGYLWCDIYSAMDVLLCTASIMNLCLISLDRFWSITQAVEYLKKRTPARAIVMITMVWLLSALVCIPPLLGWKRPSPEEEYPKCKSSATLLSVSSSSIVACFCFNRLNATFIYGMMIL; the protein is encoded by the exons ATGCCGAACCTTGGGAGCATCATGAGAATCGGCGCCGGTAGTCTGAATTCGGCGAGCGACTTCGAGGGTAACATGAACACGTGGGATGTTGCTCTCGTCACTGGTGGCTCGTCTTCTTCAACTTCGTCCTTAAAGTTAACATTGTCATCAACTTTGGCAGATGGTGACCAGCAGCCGATGAAAACCGCTGGCCACCAATCGAGAGTACGATTCGATAGCAGAGGAGAGAGAAGGGAAGAAGGTACAAAGAACAGAATATTAGGAAACAGTActgataatacaaaaaatagagaaaCAAACATAAGTTCGGGCTGTGAGAGTGAGAGTGGTTGTGTAGCCAAAAGCAGTGGTAGTGGTCAGACTGGTGATACCAGTGGTACTATAAGAAGTGTTGATTTCGGTACGAGTGATTCGGGTAGCGAGGACAACATGACTGCTGGAATTGAGGACAATCTCCTCTTCGGATTCGAGGACCCCATGCAGGACTTTGATTTCGCGTTCAACGCATCATTTAATGATAGCCTTTACTCTTGGAACACAAGTCTCCATAACGAGTCGTACATCGTCCTAGGCATGTACCCTTCGGGGTACAACTTGCCTACTATAGTGTTCGCATCGATCGTTGTCACATTGTTGATGATTGTCATTGTAGTAGGAAACATACTCGTTATTATAGCAATAGCTACTGAGAAAGCactaaaaaacattcaaaactgGTTTATAGCCAGTCTTGCTGTAGCGGACTTTTTTCTGGGTCTGATCATTATGCCATTTTCTCTCGCCAACGAAATAATGGGGTATTGGATATTCGGGTATTTGTGGTGTGACATTTACTCGGCGATGGATGTTTTGCTCTGCACTGCAAGCATCATGAACTTGTGCCTAATAAGTTTGGACAGGTTTTGGAGCATTACACAAGCTGTCGAATATCTTAAGAAAAGGACACCGGCCAGGGCGATTGTCATGATTACCATGGTTTGGCTACTTTCGGCGCTCGTTTGTATTCCACCACTTCTGGGATGGAAGAGGCCCAGTCCTGAAGAAGAATACCCCAAATGCAAG TCATCCGCAACGCTGCTATCGGTGTCATCCAGTTCTATTGTCGCTTGCTTTTGTTTTAATAGACTAAATGCAACATTTATTTACGGCATGATGATACTATGA